In Nostoc sp. GT001, a genomic segment contains:
- a CDS encoding NAD-binding protein, translating to MLPSSESNYQPVEDSQTKLDQFLVCGLGSLGQHCVAVLKEYGAVVNAIDQEQPQYLEIPNLLSLLENLFIGDCRQSSVLEQANISRCRTVLLVTSNERVNIEAAFAARLLNPQVRLVVRSDKQNLNELLSQTLGNFIAFEPNQISASGFALAALGDDNLGYFQLEERQFRVVKRQIKISDNWANKWHIHELNTLYRRVLNYANDSSPLPKEFHHWEPEATLKPGDTIIYIEVTEQLKSLKQIATVRKHNWQQLWQEIVLGRTWKNLKNKIVYLSRTFSRYQSLRVAIICGITVLFLWCFGTIIYILNYPESNIIEAFYAIAVLLLGGYGDVFGGVNFKTPPEPAENMPGWLRLFSLALTVTGIGFVGVLYALLTDTLLSSRFQFFNNYQPSIPQKDHVVLIGLNRVGQRVAALLQEFKQPVVGISSTALNADFLNKIPLIIDNITDALDKVNLANSKSVVVVTDDDMENLEIALMAYAKSPKTRVVIRTYDRYFRDNVARLFPYAQVICTSAISAEVFAAAAFGENILSLFNFDTQTILVVEYMIEAGDTLNGLLLAEVAYGYGVVPILYQSLKRSPVKLMPADHTQLTVGDRLIVLANSHSLQRIERGEMFPRNWQVQIEKVLAQDAIFDGANEISIISGCNIGTARELMHNLPGLLPTALYKQQALLLVRRLSKLRVTARLKSFVEN from the coding sequence ATGCTGCCATCATCAGAAAGTAATTACCAGCCTGTTGAAGATTCTCAGACAAAACTAGATCAGTTTTTAGTTTGTGGGCTAGGAAGTTTGGGTCAGCATTGCGTTGCAGTCCTAAAAGAGTATGGTGCTGTTGTCAATGCTATTGATCAAGAACAACCCCAATATTTGGAAATACCAAATTTATTAAGTTTATTAGAAAACTTATTCATCGGAGATTGTCGTCAGAGCAGTGTTTTAGAACAGGCAAATATTTCTCGGTGTCGAACTGTACTTTTAGTCACTAGCAATGAACGGGTAAATATAGAAGCTGCCTTTGCGGCAAGGCTTTTAAATCCTCAAGTTCGCCTGGTTGTACGTTCTGATAAACAAAATCTCAATGAACTGTTAAGTCAGACCCTTGGTAATTTTATTGCTTTTGAGCCGAATCAAATTTCCGCTTCTGGCTTTGCTCTGGCAGCCCTTGGAGATGACAATCTTGGATATTTCCAACTGGAAGAACGTCAATTTCGGGTAGTAAAGCGTCAGATAAAAATAAGTGATAACTGGGCTAATAAATGGCATATACATGAATTAAATACTTTATATCGTCGGGTTTTAAATTACGCTAATGATTCATCTCCTTTGCCTAAAGAATTTCATCATTGGGAACCAGAAGCGACATTAAAACCAGGTGATACTATTATTTATATTGAAGTTACAGAGCAGCTTAAAAGTTTAAAACAAATTGCTACTGTGCGTAAACATAACTGGCAGCAGTTATGGCAAGAGATTGTATTAGGTAGAACCTGGAAAAATTTAAAAAATAAAATAGTATATCTCTCGCGGACATTCTCTCGTTATCAGAGTTTGCGGGTGGCAATTATTTGTGGAATTACAGTACTTTTTCTTTGGTGTTTTGGAACAATTATTTATATCTTAAATTATCCTGAAAGTAACATAATAGAAGCATTTTATGCAATTGCTGTCTTGCTTTTGGGAGGATATGGAGATGTCTTTGGTGGTGTTAATTTTAAAACGCCACCAGAGCCAGCTGAAAATATGCCAGGATGGTTGCGATTGTTTAGCCTCGCGCTAACTGTAACTGGTATAGGTTTTGTTGGGGTTTTATATGCGTTGCTAACTGATACTCTGTTAAGTTCAAGGTTCCAGTTTTTTAATAATTACCAGCCATCAATCCCCCAAAAAGACCATGTTGTACTTATTGGATTAAATCGAGTCGGTCAGCGAGTCGCGGCTTTGTTACAAGAATTCAAGCAGCCTGTGGTGGGTATTAGTAGCACAGCACTTAACGCCGATTTTCTCAACAAAATACCACTGATTATTGATAATATTACCGATGCTTTAGATAAGGTAAATCTCGCTAATAGTAAAAGTGTCGTTGTCGTTACGGATGATGACATGGAAAATTTGGAAATAGCTTTGATGGCATATGCTAAAAGTCCTAAAACTCGTGTGGTCATTCGGACTTACGACCGATACTTTCGTGATAATGTCGCACGATTGTTTCCTTATGCTCAAGTTATTTGTACCTCTGCTATTTCAGCAGAAGTATTTGCTGCTGCGGCTTTTGGAGAAAATATTCTCAGCTTATTTAACTTCGATACTCAAACTATTTTGGTAGTAGAGTACATGATTGAAGCTGGAGATACACTGAATGGATTACTATTGGCTGAGGTTGCCTATGGTTATGGAGTTGTACCAATTTTATATCAAAGCCTCAAGCGATCGCCTGTTAAATTAATGCCTGCCGATCATACACAACTGACTGTTGGCGATCGCCTGATTGTTCTGGCAAATAGTCATAGCCTCCAGCGGATTGAACGAGGTGAAATGTTTCCTCGAAATTGGCAAGTACAGATTGAGAAAGTTTTAGCTCAAGATGCTATTTTTGATGGTGCAAATGAAATAAGTATAATATCAGGATGTAACATCGGCACTGCTAGAGAGTTGATGCATAATTTGCCTGGACTGCTACCAACAGCATTATATAAACAACAAGCTCTTTTACTAGTAAGAAGACTTAGTAAATTAAGAGTTACAGCCCGGTTGAAATCATTCGTTGAGAATTAA
- a CDS encoding cation:proton antiporter, producing the protein MLASVLWILMMGFFVGQLARRLGAPPLIGMILVGIILGPQVRNVISEDVLGAADELRTLAVMIILMKAGLGLDREKLAQQGTVALRLGFLPAATEAIAIAITAMIIFKFDFPTGLLLGCVIGAESPAVIVPGMLRLKSLGWGVTKGIPDAILTGSALSDVLLLLVFSLLLSFLGDGGVEQITLPGGLTLTALQLLPFQIIMQILLGVLFGYLAARLLVLLLTKQNWTQNTVQDTVIAASLALFLVISAHALPYFSGYLAAMAMGFFLIELDAPLARRLRGGFDSLWIVAEIFLFVLLGATIQLQVLEKILLPGIIILAIGLLIGRMLGWYLSTLGSNWNWRERLFLLPGNSAKATVQAAIGAIPLSQGIAGGEIILAIAALSILITAPLGAWATMTFAPKLLTKGEVDPTKVTVATRTVLLAAVDTSSLATEVLTKVADLARRSNGEAIVLHVVNTSNQQDIEQIKEQSKQLLSDIRYEFLTVTGAIPEEIIRIAEEYRVTAIVMGKRGHQPWEKVLIGSVSQAVLEASPIPVILLENRQHNEILDFRF; encoded by the coding sequence ATGCTAGCCAGTGTATTGTGGATTTTAATGATGGGCTTTTTTGTCGGTCAACTTGCCCGTCGTTTAGGCGCTCCGCCTTTAATTGGGATGATTTTAGTGGGGATTATTCTCGGCCCCCAAGTTCGGAATGTCATCAGTGAAGATGTGCTGGGTGCTGCTGATGAGTTAAGAACTTTGGCGGTAATGATTATTTTAATGAAAGCCGGACTGGGCTTAGATAGAGAAAAACTGGCTCAACAGGGAACTGTGGCGCTGCGCTTGGGATTTTTGCCAGCAGCAACAGAAGCGATCGCGATCGCAATTACCGCTATGATAATTTTTAAATTTGACTTTCCCACCGGATTACTCTTGGGTTGTGTGATTGGCGCTGAATCTCCGGCTGTAATTGTCCCAGGAATGCTGAGGTTGAAAAGTTTAGGTTGGGGTGTCACAAAAGGAATTCCCGATGCAATTTTAACTGGTAGTGCTTTATCTGATGTGCTGCTATTACTAGTCTTCAGCTTACTGCTAAGTTTCTTAGGTGACGGAGGTGTTGAGCAGATTACCCTACCTGGGGGATTGACTTTGACTGCTCTCCAACTGCTGCCGTTCCAAATTATCATGCAAATATTGCTGGGAGTCTTGTTTGGCTATTTAGCAGCCCGTTTATTAGTTTTACTATTAACTAAACAAAACTGGACTCAAAATACCGTTCAAGATACTGTGATTGCTGCCAGTTTAGCTTTATTCTTGGTAATTAGCGCTCATGCTTTGCCTTACTTTTCTGGCTATTTAGCAGCAATGGCGATGGGGTTTTTCTTAATTGAATTAGATGCTCCCTTAGCCCGAAGATTACGCGGCGGTTTTGACAGTTTATGGATAGTCGCGGAGATTTTTTTGTTTGTCTTGTTAGGGGCAACTATTCAACTACAAGTATTAGAAAAGATTCTGTTACCTGGCATTATAATTCTGGCAATCGGTTTACTAATTGGTCGAATGCTGGGCTGGTATCTTTCAACCTTGGGTAGTAATTGGAATTGGCGAGAAAGATTATTTCTGCTACCAGGAAACTCAGCAAAAGCTACAGTCCAAGCTGCCATTGGGGCAATACCCCTCTCCCAAGGAATTGCCGGAGGTGAGATAATTTTAGCGATCGCAGCTCTATCAATTTTAATCACAGCACCATTAGGCGCGTGGGCAACTATGACCTTTGCGCCGAAATTGCTTACCAAAGGCGAAGTTGACCCCACCAAGGTAACAGTTGCTACTCGTACAGTATTGCTGGCAGCCGTAGATACATCGAGTTTAGCCACAGAAGTTTTAACCAAAGTCGCAGATTTAGCACGCCGCAGTAATGGGGAAGCGATCGTTTTGCATGTAGTTAACACTTCAAACCAGCAAGATATAGAACAAATAAAAGAACAAAGCAAACAGTTGTTATCTGATATCAGGTATGAATTTTTGACTGTTACAGGCGCGATTCCAGAAGAGATTATTCGCATTGCCGAGGAGTATCGTGTCACTGCGATCGTGATGGGAAAACGCGGACATCAACCTTGGGAAAAAGTGCTTATTGGCTCAGTATCACAAGCAGTCTTAGAAGCCAGCCCAATACCTGTAATCTTGCTAGAAAATCGTCAGCATAATGAAATTTTGGATTTTAGATTTTAG
- a CDS encoding voltage-gated chloride channel family protein, with product MKKLRQFEPFIALPHLIKWLPISAVVGILAGTASAALLASLEWATDWRESHRWIIAFLPLGGFLSGWIYHRFGRTVEAGNNLLLEEIHNPKKVIPFRMAPLVLLGTDLTHFFGGSVGREGTALQMGASLADQVTKILHFKGANRRILLTAGISGGFASVFGTPLAGTVFGLEVLAIGRIHYDALFPSLIAAIVGNQVTLLLGLHHTAYRHAPLIPTLTIWGLISAIIAGVIFGIVARFFAKVTHKISHLFKTKISYPPMRPFIGGAIIAAIVGLSGTTKYIGLGIPTIVDSFYTQLPPWDFAAKLGLTALTLGAGFKGGEVTPLFFIGATLGNALSLLLALPAPLLAGMGFVGVFAGAANTPLASTLMGIELFGLESGVFIAIGCVVSYLFSGHSGIYSAQRIGLSKYSAVYLEEGVTLANYGQPKIDLPDDSEEGGSNAQE from the coding sequence ATGAAAAAACTACGTCAATTTGAACCTTTTATTGCCTTACCCCACCTAATCAAATGGCTGCCAATTTCTGCTGTAGTTGGCATTCTGGCTGGAACTGCTTCTGCGGCTCTTTTAGCATCATTGGAATGGGCAACTGATTGGCGAGAATCACATCGCTGGATTATCGCCTTCCTTCCCCTTGGCGGCTTCTTAAGTGGTTGGATTTATCATCGATTTGGTCGGACTGTAGAAGCTGGAAATAACCTTTTACTTGAAGAAATTCATAATCCCAAAAAAGTTATTCCCTTCCGCATGGCTCCTCTTGTGTTACTAGGAACAGACCTCACCCATTTTTTTGGTGGTTCAGTCGGTCGTGAAGGTACAGCATTACAAATGGGTGCTTCTTTGGCAGATCAGGTAACTAAAATACTGCATTTTAAAGGGGCTAATCGGCGAATTTTATTAACAGCAGGTATAAGTGGAGGATTCGCTTCAGTGTTCGGTACTCCCTTAGCTGGAACCGTATTTGGTCTGGAAGTTTTAGCAATTGGTAGGATTCATTATGATGCTCTTTTTCCTTCTTTGATTGCTGCGATCGTTGGTAATCAAGTCACCTTACTATTGGGTTTACATCATACCGCATACCGACACGCTCCGTTAATACCGACGCTCACAATTTGGGGACTAATTTCTGCAATTATTGCAGGTGTAATCTTTGGAATTGTAGCGAGATTTTTTGCTAAAGTAACTCACAAAATCAGCCATTTGTTTAAAACCAAGATATCTTATCCTCCAATGCGTCCTTTTATAGGCGGTGCGATAATAGCAGCAATTGTTGGGTTGAGTGGAACAACCAAATACATTGGGCTTGGTATTCCAACAATCGTTGATTCCTTCTATACTCAGCTACCTCCTTGGGATTTTGCAGCCAAACTAGGCTTGACTGCTTTAACTTTAGGTGCAGGTTTTAAGGGTGGAGAAGTGACACCTTTGTTTTTTATTGGTGCAACTTTAGGTAATGCTTTGTCGTTGCTTTTAGCATTACCTGCACCACTGTTAGCAGGAATGGGATTTGTGGGTGTGTTTGCGGGTGCAGCAAATACACCTTTAGCATCAACCTTAATGGGAATTGAATTATTTGGTCTGGAATCGGGGGTATTTATTGCTATTGGCTGTGTAGTGAGCTATTTATTTTCCGGTCATTCTGGAATTTATTCTGCACAGCGTATTGGGTTGAGCAAATACTCTGCTGTATATTTAGAAGAAGGGGTGACTTTGGCTAATTATGGGCAACCGAAAATTGATTTACCTGATGATAGTGAAGAAGGAGGAAGTAATGCTCAGGAATAA
- a CDS encoding ATP-binding protein, with the protein MLIEFSIGNYRSFKDKVTFSMVAANIVAKEKELDENNVFAIDDDLKLLKSAAIYGANASGKSNLAKALSFMKWFMINSSKETQSTEKIGVEPFELSTETEAQPSFFEIVFLLDAIKYRYGFEANQKRVISEWLSYVPNTRKTPLFERVSEGNSRKLKYLSKKFKAQGIYPKTRSNALFLSVAAQFNVEIAERILDWLTKKVNIVSGLDDQEHLIHTVSYLARNNDNKSEIIQLIKQLDLGIKQIRIKQAEIIPIEQSSYHFKTENLIKTGHQKFDKKGNYVSIKFFDLENQESEGTKKIISIAGLLVDTLKYGKVLIFDELDARLHPLISKAIVELFNSIKTNSNNAQLIFMTDDTNLLSNKIFRRDQIWFTEKNKYGATDLYSLVEYKIRNDASFESDYLKGRYGAIPFIGEPNA; encoded by the coding sequence ATGCTCATAGAGTTTAGTATTGGCAATTACCGATCTTTTAAGGATAAAGTTACCTTTAGTATGGTGGCTGCCAATATTGTTGCCAAAGAAAAAGAACTTGATGAAAACAATGTTTTTGCGATAGATGATGATCTAAAATTACTCAAAAGTGCTGCAATTTATGGTGCTAATGCTAGTGGCAAAAGTAATCTTGCGAAAGCTTTGAGCTTCATGAAGTGGTTTATGATTAATTCCTCTAAGGAAACTCAAAGTACAGAAAAAATAGGAGTTGAGCCATTTGAGCTAAGTACAGAAACTGAAGCACAACCATCTTTTTTTGAAATTGTGTTTTTATTAGATGCTATCAAGTATAGATATGGGTTTGAAGCTAATCAAAAAAGAGTTATTTCTGAATGGTTATCTTACGTTCCTAACACAAGAAAAACTCCTCTTTTTGAGCGAGTTTCTGAAGGAAATTCGCGTAAGCTAAAATATCTATCTAAAAAGTTTAAAGCTCAGGGTATTTACCCAAAAACTAGGAGTAATGCACTTTTTCTATCAGTAGCTGCTCAATTTAATGTTGAAATAGCTGAGAGAATACTAGATTGGCTTACAAAAAAAGTAAATATAGTTTCAGGTTTAGATGATCAAGAGCATTTGATTCATACAGTAAGTTATTTAGCCAGAAATAATGATAATAAATCAGAAATCATTCAGTTAATTAAACAACTAGATTTAGGCATTAAACAAATAAGAATAAAGCAAGCAGAAATTATCCCTATAGAACAAAGCTCTTATCATTTCAAAACAGAAAATTTAATTAAGACAGGGCATCAAAAATTTGACAAAAAAGGTAATTATGTTTCTATAAAATTCTTCGATTTAGAAAATCAAGAATCGGAGGGAACTAAAAAAATAATTTCTATTGCTGGACTTTTGGTAGATACTCTTAAATATGGCAAAGTTTTAATATTTGATGAATTGGATGCGAGACTTCACCCGCTAATCAGCAAAGCAATTGTTGAATTATTTAATTCAATAAAGACAAATTCTAATAATGCACAACTAATATTTATGACTGATGACACCAATTTGCTCAGTAATAAAATATTTCGGAGAGATCAGATTTGGTTTACTGAGAAAAACAAATATGGTGCTACAGATTTATATTCCTTAGTTGAATATAAAATACGGAATGATGCCTCTTTTGAAAGTGACTATCTTAAAGGCAGATATGGTGCTATTCCATTTATTGGTGAGCCTAATGCCTAG
- a CDS encoding RloB family protein translates to MPRNNSRRSSSRGYTDRKVETRELRQIFLIICEGEKTEPNYFMSFRVSTTVKKIDVRGFGYNPSKLVQEAKELKAQGDYDQIWCVFDRDDEPKQDFNNAIANAEREGFQVAYSNEAFELWYVLHFEFLNTGLPRKDYIDKLEKLLGYKYKKNSATIYEEIENRQSTAIKHAKSLLKQYNHPNPVNDNPSTTVHLLIEELNKFIR, encoded by the coding sequence ATGCCTAGAAATAATTCAAGGAGATCATCATCTCGTGGATATACCGATAGAAAAGTTGAAACAAGAGAGCTTAGGCAAATATTTTTAATTATTTGTGAAGGTGAAAAAACCGAGCCAAATTACTTCATGAGCTTTCGCGTTTCCACAACTGTGAAAAAGATTGATGTTAGAGGATTTGGATACAATCCAAGTAAACTAGTACAAGAAGCTAAAGAATTAAAAGCTCAAGGAGATTACGATCAAATTTGGTGCGTATTTGATAGGGATGATGAGCCTAAGCAAGATTTTAACAACGCCATTGCAAACGCTGAAAGAGAAGGATTTCAAGTTGCTTATTCTAATGAAGCTTTTGAATTATGGTATGTATTGCATTTTGAGTTTTTAAATACTGGACTTCCTCGCAAGGATTATATCGATAAATTAGAGAAATTACTTGGATACAAATATAAAAAAAATAGTGCAACCATCTATGAAGAAATAGAAAATCGTCAATCTACTGCCATCAAACACGCTAAAAGTCTTCTGAAGCAATATAATCATCCCAATCCAGTAAATGATAATCCTTCAACAACAGTACATCTTTTAATTGAGGAGCTAAACAAATTCATTCGATAA
- a CDS encoding Uma2 family endonuclease, whose protein sequence is MQLAPGSTVTIPDVSWQEFESILEELGEKRTTRIAYSQGTLEIMAPLPEHEIPKDLISDIVKILLKAKDIRYQPFGSTTFKRQGVAGVEPDACFYIQNYQQMIGHRRLQLDDPPPDLAIETDVTSKTTLDAYEAIKVPELWVYDNGNLSIYLLRDGKYIKSNTSPNFADIAITEIIPAAVERSWQVGSFQALEELEAMI, encoded by the coding sequence ATGCAATTAGCACCTGGTAGCACGGTGACAATTCCTGATGTTAGCTGGCAAGAATTTGAATCTATTTTAGAAGAATTAGGAGAAAAAAGAACCACCCGAATTGCCTACAGCCAGGGTACTTTAGAAATTATGGCTCCTTTACCAGAACATGAAATTCCCAAAGATTTAATTTCTGATATTGTCAAAATATTGCTGAAAGCTAAAGATATCAGATATCAACCTTTTGGTTCCACCACCTTTAAACGGCAAGGTGTAGCAGGAGTTGAACCTGATGCTTGCTTTTATATTCAGAATTATCAACAAATGATTGGTCATCGCCGCTTGCAGCTTGATGATCCGCCGCCAGATTTAGCGATTGAGACTGATGTCACATCGAAAACTACTCTTGATGCTTATGAAGCCATTAAAGTCCCAGAATTATGGGTTTACGATAACGGAAACCTTTCTATTTATTTGCTGAGAGATGGGAAATACATAAAATCTAATACCAGTCCTAATTTTGCAGATATAGCTATTACTGAGATTATCCCTGCTGCGGTGGAACGTAGTTGGCAAGTAGGAAGTTTTCAAGCTTTGGAAGAATTGGAAGCGATGATTTAG